The Chitinophagales bacterium genome has a segment encoding these proteins:
- a CDS encoding DUF1801 domain-containing protein yields the protein MNNEQDFELAIQSFSDEIKNIARATRQLIYTILPEVVEVVWIQQKNTGFGTGPKKKTEHFCWLMPATKHVNLGFNYGAELPDATNLLEGTGKLFRHIKIKSVNDLNNPNLIELVKFATTYRVPRINLPAYRR from the coding sequence ATGAACAACGAACAAGATTTTGAATTAGCCATTCAAAGTTTTTCAGATGAAATAAAAAACATTGCACGAGCAACAAGACAACTAATTTATACCATTTTACCAGAAGTAGTAGAAGTAGTCTGGATACAACAAAAAAATACTGGATTTGGAACTGGACCAAAGAAAAAAACAGAGCATTTTTGTTGGTTGATGCCAGCAACTAAACATGTAAATCTAGGATTTAATTACGGAGCAGAACTTCCTGATGCTACAAATTTGCTAGAAGGAACAGGAAAGTTATTCAGACATATAAAAATAAAATCAGTTAACGATTTAAATAATCCAAATTTAATTGAACTTGTAAAATTTGCAACTACTTACAGAGTACCACGAATAAATTTACCTGCCTACCGCAGGTAG
- a CDS encoding PorT family protein produces the protein MKQRLEEYSVEPPDSLWNKIEQQLPPTTPWYDKYKYLLLLLLLISTSVGSVLVYENWIKPQPNNFISEQVTTNNNSNIKQKNNNETNTVSNNTEIDKNTNNNQTVNQNTAANNTNTKNNASTNKSATLTAINSTQKTSVQQHQNNINQYKKVSNNSINQYQANNMNTSSINKNSTSNKTKNQAKNTKQSSSKTTNNTSIADANNASNNYDEQYTSTIERRKENTANTQLLASIDVSNIEVQKLSTTEVLASLVSQKASINTNKTVAGIDELAAEKEAMLQNLNEFAGYDINKGFHFGALLGLHTNFMDKNVIAEEQQVSSFDNKIDFGKAFGVNIGYDFSSRYGFQTEIQYNEAGKTFMDNSNGSPIKKEVNLNYLKVPLLFKYKISYINNYNSKPIVLNFLAGPQASFLIGKSYEVDGKENNLDMINYSKTNVGFAGGVDIDLYMKRNFYFTIGARTSADFSLKKGNPNNYQVGITTQFNFRMPKKIK, from the coding sequence TTGAAGCAAAGACTCGAAGAGTACAGTGTAGAACCGCCAGATAGTTTGTGGAACAAAATTGAACAACAATTGCCACCAACTACACCTTGGTACGACAAATACAAATACTTACTCTTATTGCTCCTTTTAATATCTACTTCGGTAGGCAGTGTATTAGTGTACGAAAATTGGATAAAACCTCAACCAAATAATTTTATATCAGAACAAGTTACTACTAATAATAATTCAAATATTAAACAGAAAAATAATAATGAAACAAATACAGTTTCTAACAATACTGAAATAGATAAAAATACAAACAATAATCAAACAGTAAATCAAAATACTGCTGCTAATAATACTAATACTAAAAACAATGCTAGCACGAATAAATCTGCTACGCTAACTGCTATAAATAGTACACAGAAAACTAGTGTACAACAGCATCAAAACAATATTAATCAGTACAAAAAAGTAAGTAATAATAGTATAAATCAATATCAAGCAAATAATATGAACACTAGTAGTATCAATAAAAATTCTACTAGTAACAAAACTAAAAATCAAGCAAAAAATACTAAGCAATCATCATCTAAAACAACCAATAATACTTCAATAGCAGATGCAAATAATGCTAGTAATAATTACGATGAACAATATACTAGTACTATTGAAAGAAGAAAAGAAAACACAGCTAACACTCAATTATTAGCAAGTATTGATGTTAGCAACATAGAAGTTCAAAAACTAAGCACAACAGAAGTACTAGCATCTTTAGTTAGTCAGAAAGCAAGTATTAATACCAATAAAACAGTTGCTGGAATTGACGAATTAGCTGCTGAAAAAGAAGCCATGCTACAAAATTTAAACGAGTTTGCTGGCTACGATATTAATAAAGGATTTCATTTTGGTGCATTGTTGGGTTTACATACCAACTTTATGGACAAAAATGTAATTGCAGAAGAACAACAAGTGAGTAGTTTTGATAATAAAATAGACTTTGGCAAAGCGTTTGGCGTAAATATTGGCTATGATTTTTCTAGCAGATATGGTTTTCAAACAGAAATACAGTATAACGAAGCTGGAAAAACATTTATGGACAATAGCAATGGTAGTCCAATTAAAAAAGAAGTGAATTTAAATTATTTAAAAGTACCATTACTGTTTAAATATAAAATAAGTTATATTAATAACTATAATTCAAAACCAATCGTATTGAATTTCTTAGCTGGACCACAAGCTAGTTTTTTAATAGGAAAATCATATGAAGTTGATGGCAAAGAAAACAATTTAGATATGATTAACTACAGTAAAACAAATGTTGGTTTTGCTGGTGGCGTTGATATTGACTTGTATATGAAACGCAATTTTTACTTTACCATTGGAGCAAGAACCAGTGCAGATTTTTCACTTAAGAAAGGCAATCCAAACAACTACCAAGTAGGTATTACTACACAATTCAACTTTAGAATGCCTAAAAAAATTAAGTAA
- a CDS encoding RNA polymerase sigma factor: protein MQEPLDYNKQFNELIEACMCNKRDAQYKLYKLLSAKMFGVCLRYAKDNTEAEDILQEGFVKVFNNLDKFRGDGSFEGWVRRIMVNTSIEHYRKNNKMYSIVNVEQVYDASIADDENVDLEVEDIMKLIQDLSPGYRTVFNMYVVEGYSHKEIAEQLGISEGTSKSQLARARYLLMEMLEKANQIKIQKSVAK from the coding sequence ATGCAAGAACCTTTGGACTACAATAAACAGTTTAACGAGCTGATAGAAGCTTGTATGTGCAACAAAAGAGATGCACAGTATAAACTGTATAAGTTGTTGAGTGCTAAGATGTTTGGTGTTTGCTTAAGATATGCTAAAGATAATACCGAAGCAGAAGATATATTGCAAGAAGGATTTGTAAAAGTATTTAACAACTTAGACAAATTTAGAGGCGATGGCTCTTTTGAAGGTTGGGTGAGACGAATTATGGTGAATACTTCTATTGAACACTATAGAAAAAACAACAAAATGTACTCTATAGTAAATGTAGAGCAAGTTTATGATGCAAGTATTGCAGATGATGAAAATGTTGATTTAGAAGTAGAAGATATCATGAAACTCATACAAGATTTATCGCCAGGTTATAGAACGGTGTTTAACATGTATGTTGTAGAAGGATATTCGCATAAAGAAATAGCAGAACAACTAGGTATTAGCGAAGGAACATCAAAATCTCAACTTGCTAGAGCAAGGTATTTATTAATGGAAATGTTAGAAAAAGCCAATCAAATTAAAATTCAGAAAAGTGTTGCAAAATAA
- the rdgB gene encoding RdgB/HAM1 family non-canonical purine NTP pyrophosphatase, whose translation MQLVFATNNQNKINEVKTVIDQSIDLLTLKDIGCFEELPETHFTIEENAIEKAQFVANKYNINCFAEDTGLLIDALNGDPGVFSARYAGEQRSDSDNMAKVLDLMQNETNRKAHFKTIISLILNGKIYNFEGKLEGTIASTPSGNNGFGYDPIFVLDDGRTLAMLAKHEKTKISHRGKAMMQLINFLNRL comes from the coding sequence ATGCAATTAGTATTTGCTACAAACAATCAAAATAAAATTAACGAAGTAAAAACGGTGATTGACCAATCTATTGACTTACTCACTTTAAAAGATATTGGCTGTTTTGAAGAATTGCCAGAAACACATTTTACCATAGAAGAAAATGCTATAGAAAAAGCACAGTTTGTCGCTAATAAATACAACATCAACTGTTTTGCAGAAGATACTGGCTTATTAATTGATGCTTTGAATGGTGATCCTGGTGTTTTTAGTGCAAGATATGCTGGTGAACAAAGAAGTGATAGTGATAATATGGCTAAAGTATTGGACTTAATGCAAAATGAAACCAACAGAAAAGCACACTTTAAAACAATTATTAGCTTAATTTTGAATGGAAAAATATATAATTTTGAAGGAAAACTAGAAGGCACTATTGCTTCAACGCCAAGTGGTAATAATGGTTTTGGTTACGACCCAATTTTTGTTTTAGATGATGGAAGAACACTAGCAATGTTAGCAAAACATGAAAAAACAAAAATTAGTCATAGAGGCAAAGCAATGATGCAACTAATTAATTTCTTAAATCGTCTTTAA
- a CDS encoding branched-chain amino acid aminotransferase encodes MSDYKINIKKIDNSKINQIDFNNILFGRNFSDHMLVADYYDGDWQEVNILPYGNLSLSPACNVFHYGQAIFEGMKAFYKADGSGVVLFRPEKNWERMNLSATRMSMPQIPKSVFMDGLKTLIDLDRAFVPNVPNSSLYLRPVMFATEPFIGVKTSDQYKFVIITCPVGAYYGEPISVLVYDDYIRATKGGYGFAKAAGNYAGTLYPVELARKQGYKDVLWLDGEHKQFVQEVGTMNIFFVLDGKLVTPALDSAILDGVTRNSVIQLAKDFGITVEERPIDIKEIVDGFESGKLTEIFGTGTAVVINPVDRFGYHGKDYQLDASKYEIAPKIKNALIAIQKCTAPDTHGWVVEV; translated from the coding sequence ATGAGTGATTATAAAATAAATATAAAAAAGATAGATAATAGTAAAATAAATCAAATAGATTTTAATAATATTCTATTTGGAAGAAACTTTTCCGATCATATGTTGGTCGCTGATTATTATGATGGCGATTGGCAAGAAGTGAATATTTTACCATATGGCAACTTGTCCTTGAGTCCAGCTTGTAATGTATTTCATTATGGACAAGCAATTTTTGAAGGCATGAAAGCATTTTATAAAGCAGATGGGAGTGGAGTTGTACTGTTTAGACCAGAGAAAAATTGGGAACGCATGAATCTTTCTGCTACTAGAATGTCAATGCCACAGATTCCAAAATCTGTATTTATGGATGGTTTAAAAACATTGATTGATTTAGATAGAGCTTTTGTACCTAATGTACCGAATTCTTCTTTGTATTTAAGACCAGTAATGTTTGCAACAGAACCATTTATTGGTGTAAAAACATCAGATCAATATAAGTTTGTTATTATAACTTGTCCTGTTGGTGCTTATTATGGCGAACCAATTTCTGTACTAGTATATGATGATTATATTAGAGCAACCAAAGGTGGTTATGGTTTTGCAAAAGCAGCAGGAAATTACGCAGGAACATTATATCCTGTTGAGTTAGCGAGAAAGCAAGGTTATAAAGATGTGTTGTGGTTAGATGGCGAACACAAGCAGTTTGTACAAGAAGTAGGTACTATGAATATCTTTTTTGTACTAGATGGAAAACTAGTTACACCAGCATTAGATTCTGCTATTTTAGATGGCGTTACTAGAAACAGTGTGATACAATTGGCTAAAGATTTTGGTATTACTGTAGAAGAAAGACCAATAGACATTAAAGAAATTGTAGATGGTTTTGAAAGTGGTAAACTGACAGAAATTTTTGGAACAGGAACAGCAGTAGTAATAAATCCAGTAGATAGATTTGGTTATCATGGAAAGGATTATCAATTAGATGCATCAAAATATGAGATAGCACCTAAGATAAAAAATGCTTTGATTGCAATACAAAAATGTACAGCACCAGACACACATGGTTGGGTAGTTGAGGTGTAA
- a CDS encoding TPM domain-containing protein, giving the protein MKQLRIINLSILSLYILLILSSCQTKTNKKEKVNQLFPSPIGYINDYANVLDSLDILKLESKLDSLDKNTTKQIAVISINSSELTEENFNQYALDLSNYWGVGKKENNGLTIVFSPELRKIRICTGLNVENILTDEICKNVIDSTIVPEFKNGNYYSGLNNSLDNLIRLWK; this is encoded by the coding sequence ATGAAGCAACTGCGTATTATAAACTTAAGCATACTTTCTCTTTATATATTACTGATATTGAGTTCTTGTCAGACGAAAACAAACAAAAAAGAAAAAGTAAATCAATTATTTCCAAGTCCTATTGGATACATTAATGATTATGCTAATGTTTTAGACAGTTTAGACATTTTAAAATTAGAATCTAAACTAGATAGTTTAGACAAAAATACAACCAAACAAATTGCGGTTATTTCAATAAACTCATCTGAATTAACTGAGGAAAATTTTAATCAATATGCATTAGACTTATCAAATTATTGGGGCGTAGGAAAAAAAGAAAATAATGGATTGACAATTGTTTTTAGTCCAGAGTTAAGAAAAATAAGAATTTGTACAGGTTTAAATGTAGAAAACATATTAACAGATGAAATATGCAAAAATGTAATAGATAGTACTATAGTTCCTGAATTCAAAAATGGCAATTATTACAGTGGATTAAATAACTCACTAGACAACCTAATTAGACTTTGGAAATAA
- a CDS encoding alpha/beta hydrolase has translation MIFSKHIIFRNKRLLKRYSFKSRYDYEEVFLNYTIENANYTIHALHLKSIAPKGAVFFSHGTLKHIQYHLPKCYDFLDKHYDVFIWDYPKYGKSRGKLIATHLHSLANCIMQDLVLQYFNENEVVLAGRSLGTVFASNISSNYNSKHLILVTPYVSMDSLFKLHLKREKPFKRFRYNFDNQIHLNNNATPITILHGTHDNLIPLDYTKQLQQYLKVNDNFVVINQANHFNIHEFDDYKNTIGKILV, from the coding sequence GTGATATTTAGTAAACATATTATTTTTAGAAATAAGCGATTGCTTAAAAGATATTCGTTTAAATCGCGTTACGATTATGAAGAAGTTTTTCTAAACTATACCATTGAAAATGCCAATTATACCATTCATGCTTTGCATTTGAAAAGTATTGCACCAAAAGGAGCTGTATTTTTTTCGCATGGTACTTTAAAACATATTCAATATCACTTACCAAAGTGCTATGATTTTTTAGATAAGCATTACGATGTTTTTATTTGGGATTATCCGAAATATGGAAAAAGCAGAGGCAAATTAATTGCTACTCATTTACATAGCTTAGCAAACTGTATTATGCAAGATTTGGTATTACAATACTTTAACGAAAATGAAGTAGTGCTAGCAGGAAGATCATTAGGAACTGTATTTGCTTCTAATATTAGTAGTAATTATAATAGTAAACACTTAATATTAGTAACGCCTTATGTAAGCATGGACTCACTATTTAAATTGCATTTAAAACGAGAAAAGCCATTTAAACGATTTAGGTATAATTTCGACAATCAAATACATCTTAATAATAATGCTACACCAATTACTATTTTACATGGCACTCACGATAATTTAATTCCATTAGACTATACCAAACAACTGCAGCAATATTTAAAAGTCAATGATAATTTTGTAGTCATTAATCAAGCCAATCATTTTAACATACACGAATTTGATGACTATAAAAACACTATTGGTAAGATATTGGTGTAA
- a CDS encoding glutathione peroxidase, which yields MKKLIIATFFIALLVGLNSCSNSSKAASVSASNNNGTTIYDYTMNDLYGNPVNLIDYKGKVVVIVNTASKCGLVNQLGEIEALYKAYKDKGVVVLGFPSNDFLGQEPLNGAEIETFCSQNYGVTFPLFEKIHVKGKEINPLYQYLTDEKINGVLDAPVSWNYQKFIIGKNGKVKYSFSPRVSVNDVEFTNALKKELE from the coding sequence ATGAAAAAGCTAATTATTGCCACATTTTTTATTGCGTTATTAGTTGGATTGAACAGTTGTAGTAACAGTTCAAAAGCTGCTTCTGTTAGTGCTTCTAATAATAATGGTACTACCATTTACGATTACACAATGAACGATTTATATGGCAATCCTGTTAATTTAATTGATTATAAAGGAAAAGTCGTTGTTATTGTAAATACTGCTAGTAAATGTGGTTTGGTTAATCAGTTGGGCGAAATTGAAGCACTCTATAAAGCATATAAAGACAAAGGTGTTGTAGTACTTGGTTTTCCTTCGAATGATTTTCTAGGACAAGAGCCATTGAATGGTGCAGAGATAGAAACATTTTGTAGTCAAAATTATGGTGTTACCTTTCCATTGTTTGAAAAAATACATGTAAAAGGAAAAGAGATTAATCCATTATATCAATACTTAACTGATGAAAAAATTAATGGCGTACTAGATGCTCCTGTATCTTGGAACTATCAAAAATTTATTATAGGAAAAAACGGTAAAGTAAAGTATAGCTTCTCTCCTAGAGTTTCTGTAAACGATGTTGAGTTTACTAATGCCTTGAAAAAAGAATTAGAATAA
- a CDS encoding response regulator transcription factor, producing the protein MEKLNKNQSPFKILMVDKDKASAEHNVARFKNAPYDFIIQHKVEEVMALVKKIKFDLIILEVELNKVDGIELCYEIKNDIIFNKNTPVIFLAEKHDDYTQLAAFDAGCDDFIPKEYKSRLIIAKVKAFLNRLYTTSNVEIGIKKFGHLEIDEEQVMVYKKGEPLKLSKKEFQLIMLLTSKPGKVFRRNFILAKIWGDDIIVGDRNIDTHIKKIRKKIGKDRIETVRGIGYKFIEPKPKEADIDKKEATSKQ; encoded by the coding sequence ATGGAAAAGTTAAACAAAAATCAAAGTCCGTTTAAAATTTTAATGGTAGATAAAGATAAAGCTAGTGCAGAACACAATGTGGCTAGATTTAAAAACGCACCTTACGATTTTATCATCCAACACAAAGTAGAAGAAGTAATGGCTTTGGTGAAAAAAATTAAGTTCGATTTAATTATACTAGAAGTAGAACTAAACAAAGTAGATGGTATTGAATTATGCTACGAGATTAAAAACGATATTATTTTTAATAAAAATACACCAGTTATTTTTCTAGCCGAAAAACACGACGATTATACACAGTTGGCTGCTTTTGATGCTGGTTGCGACGATTTTATTCCGAAAGAGTATAAATCTAGGTTAATTATTGCTAAAGTAAAAGCATTTCTCAATAGATTGTATACGACTAGCAATGTAGAAATAGGTATTAAAAAATTTGGTCATCTAGAAATTGACGAAGAACAAGTAATGGTATACAAAAAAGGAGAACCATTAAAATTGTCGAAGAAAGAGTTTCAATTAATTATGTTGTTGACATCAAAACCTGGAAAAGTGTTTAGACGAAATTTTATTTTGGCAAAAATTTGGGGCGATGATATTATTGTCGGCGACAGAAATATAGATACGCACATTAAAAAGATTAGAAAAAAAATAGGTAAAGATAGAATAGAAACCGTAAGAGGAATTGGTTACAAATTTATAGAACCAAAACCAAAAGAAGCAGATATTGATAAGAAAGAAGCTACTTCAAAGCAATAG
- a CDS encoding TraB/GumN family protein, whose amino-acid sequence MLLKSFKTAVVVLLQFLVVACSTSKQASKTKTDNTLDKPLNTNNSIMWQISGNNLSQPSYLFGTIHAIPAKDYFLGKNVEKKLKSVDQLVLEMDLDKVNLAKLSQLSLLPNDVSIFDFVSQENYNKALTFAVDSLGVNEYTFENAYAKMKPFYLEQMVMMSMIGNDKMMYEDELMHIVKDKHIPILGLETLDEQLGLIDSIPLQEQYDAFIESIVHYDKQLKQYNDLVEAYKEQNLDKLLKMFDLEYGNDNAAYKSILIDQRNANWLDKITTLISDKSSFIAVGAGHLPGKNGLIALLKSKGYTVEPIALK is encoded by the coding sequence ATGTTATTAAAATCATTTAAAACGGCTGTTGTTGTATTGCTACAATTCTTAGTGGTAGCTTGCTCTACATCAAAACAAGCTAGTAAAACCAAGACAGACAACACTTTAGACAAACCTTTAAATACAAATAATTCAATTATGTGGCAAATAAGCGGTAATAATTTAAGTCAACCATCCTATTTATTTGGAACGATACATGCTATTCCTGCAAAAGATTATTTTCTAGGTAAAAATGTAGAAAAAAAACTTAAAAGTGTAGACCAATTGGTTTTAGAAATGGATTTAGACAAAGTGAACTTAGCAAAGCTATCACAGTTGAGCTTATTGCCAAATGATGTGTCTATTTTTGATTTTGTAAGTCAAGAAAACTATAATAAAGCACTGACATTTGCTGTTGACTCTCTAGGTGTAAATGAATATACTTTTGAAAATGCTTATGCTAAAATGAAGCCTTTTTACTTAGAACAAATGGTTATGATGTCTATGATTGGCAATGATAAAATGATGTACGAAGATGAACTAATGCATATTGTAAAAGACAAGCACATACCTATTCTTGGTTTAGAAACGCTTGACGAACAATTGGGTTTGATTGATTCTATTCCATTACAAGAACAATATGATGCTTTTATTGAATCTATTGTGCATTACGATAAGCAATTGAAGCAATACAACGATTTAGTGGAAGCTTATAAAGAACAAAATCTAGATAAGCTTTTGAAAATGTTTGATTTAGAATATGGCAATGACAATGCTGCTTACAAAAGCATTTTAATAGACCAAAGAAATGCTAACTGGCTAGATAAAATTACTACACTTATTAGTGATAAAAGTAGTTTTATTGCAGTTGGTGCTGGACATTTACCAGGAAAAAATGGTTTAATTGCACTATTAAAATCAAAAGGATATACGGTAGAACCTATTGCTTTGAAGTAG
- a CDS encoding DUF922 domain-containing protein, with translation MMRFVLLILSFFVGLTFSNAQNHEKFETYIIWKPNEKLVWSDFKAKPKPNGYESALTASSIELAYESSSEKKGFEIQVLCKFYPLMSWSVKSKQSDYILAHEQLHFDITELYARKLRKALKEKITKSSQTALANKIWQDIMREWNLVQNQYDTETQHSLKEFKQQQWETKIQEELATLSDYASSSVFIP, from the coding sequence ATGATGAGATTTGTTTTATTGATATTAAGCTTTTTTGTTGGATTGACTTTTAGCAATGCACAAAATCACGAAAAATTTGAAACCTATATTATTTGGAAACCTAATGAAAAATTGGTTTGGAGTGATTTTAAAGCTAAGCCAAAACCAAATGGCTATGAGTCTGCATTAACAGCATCATCTATTGAGTTGGCATATGAGTCTTCTAGTGAAAAAAAAGGATTTGAAATTCAAGTGTTGTGTAAATTTTATCCATTGATGAGTTGGTCGGTAAAAAGCAAACAAAGCGATTATATATTAGCTCACGAACAATTACATTTTGATATAACAGAATTGTACGCTAGAAAATTGCGAAAAGCATTAAAAGAAAAAATAACCAAATCTAGTCAAACAGCACTAGCCAATAAAATTTGGCAAGACATTATGCGAGAATGGAACTTGGTGCAAAATCAGTACGATACAGAAACCCAACACAGCTTAAAAGAATTTAAACAACAGCAATGGGAAACTAAAATACAAGAAGAGCTTGCTACACTTTCAGATTACGCCTCATCATCTGTCTTCATTCCATAA